In Helianthus annuus cultivar XRQ/B chromosome 9, HanXRQr2.0-SUNRISE, whole genome shotgun sequence, the following are encoded in one genomic region:
- the LOC110877438 gene encoding uncharacterized protein LOC110877438 isoform X5 — protein sequence MNAKKIKKSTGLMSQTKPPSLFLSSQMTTAGSSNVFLSASEARIQDYEYLCAINTNVSNFVSVKLSGSHNYLLWKAQMVCLLDSKNMCGIVDSTFATPRFSGTEIMRQYDSLVRGWIFGSVTDDVLVDVIHLDSAKAAWDKLKSIHDPTDVRNKKKMEWSILPVRFPDNVWDAIDNLEYSDATVMKTIKTNAESCSITAALITAITFAAGINMPDVSNKEMGISAFKEKIALIIFVISNAISLFASNTALLVFLSILTTHFAERDKLQSLPRRLFIGIFSFFLCIAAMMVALSATLFRVFCDPNPWKLVMISGLLFIAIAFFVAVQSPLVVDLFKGTYLGIFGKQQKRHAVRDSNYYKNLREVTINGDWSEVESMLQKQELVTEQISSDGCTTLQLAAETGTKENDVGYNNAFNDDFNGDPVDVDEDGEAALSLGEKADQEEAICELLDIAKAGSSFQRMVFGYLPLAVPARRLDMVRPTVEQPVLNLLSRHKVEYVCLLVHNNCKSSTTYYTAALDFNRSTHNSHAKTLQVLNLANKGSNLRVFTVAELKTASENFCTASKIGEGVFGSVYKGVIKSLDHHPMQVVVKLTNELLQGQKEWETEINVLGVIEHPNLAKLIGYCAEDTEPAVPARRLDMVRPTVEQPVLNLLSRRKVEYICLLVHNNCKLTWSPLVPAEANTRVVKISSMMNSETKEMNAMKKIMNTFDNYMNAQRTRYQTSYVFVEEGANSVEAKMGIETTEPGTEEDDVSYYDAFSVDKGYDVYQDDDYELSFGERDDQEQTICRCCQPKDETEWNVDKAFDAKLNDVKREEVEEEVKLSFGEKDDQEQTICCQLDDEMESNVDRDRYDVDADPDDKGCFNHRILFLRVSQSPNVEQLRQRILGFLSESKFNGCSDIVPQWTPGYNSLNTVTPTLVVLDDVWLLQVLEQLIFKVPGCKTLVISRIKFTPSVMNATYELELLTTEDAVSLFCHIVFGRTSIHPCGDLIKQGWEKCKGLPLALKVIGALLRHRPEKYWFGAKNRLSRAQPVDDCHESELLNRMRLRFGFGCSPEDKKAEVNFIGRLSQPNLVKLLGYCDKGNELLLVYEFMQKGSLENHLFGRGSTVQPIPWDIQLKISIGAARGLAFLHTSEKQVIYRDFKPSNISLDGSYNAKISDFGLAKVGPSATQSHVTTRVMGTYGYAAPEYVSTGEGGFGWVHKGWLEDKSSSKSFVIAVKKLNSENMQGLEEWQTEVDFIGRLSHPNLVKLLGYLYKFMQKGSLENHLFGRGSTVQPIPRDMQLKISIGAARGHAFFDTSEKQVVYRDFKASNILLDGSYNAKISDFGLAKVGPSATQSHVTTRVMGTYGYAAPEYVSTGEGGFGWVHKGWLEDKSSSKSFVIAVKKLNSENMQGLQAWQTEVDFIGRLQHPNLVKLLGYCYQANELLLVYEFMQKGSLENHLFGRGSTVQPIPRDMQLKISIGAARGHAFFHISEKQVSYRDFKASNILLDGSYNAKISDFGLAKVGLSATQSHVTTRVVGTYGYAAPEYVSTGSWDTWIRSSRVHPNRKPELVHVKMVFIGSLQMIL from the exons ATGAACGCTAAAAAAATTAAGAAGAGCACTGGATTAATGTCTCAAACAAAACCtccctctctctttctctcttctcAAATGACTACTGCAGGCTCATCAAACGTTTTTCTGAGCGCTTCCGAGGCGAGGATACAAGATTATGAGTACTTGTGTGCAATAAATACTAATGTATCCAACTTTGTTTCGGTTAAACTTTCAGGCAGCCACAATTACCTTCTTTGGAAAGCACAAATGGTATGCCTGTTAGACAGTAAGAATATGTGTGGCATCGTAGATTCCACATTTGCGACACCAAGGTTTTCTGGGACAGAGATAATGAGACAATACGACAGTCTTGTGAGAGGCTGGATTTTCGGTTCTGTTACTGATGATGTTCTTGTAGATGTCATCCATCTCGATTCTGCCAAAGCTGCTTGGGATAAGCTGAAATCCATCCATGATCCAACTGACG TCCGAAACAAGAAGAAAATGGAGTGGTCTATTCTCCCTGTGAGGTTTCCTGATAATGTATGGGATGCGATCGACAATTTGGAGTACTCTGATGCTACTGTGATGAAAACGATCAAAACCAATGCAGAGTCATGTAGCATTACTGCTGCACTTATAACCGCAATTACATTTGCAGCTGGAATTAACATGCCAGATGTAAGCAATAAAGAAATGGGGATCTCAGCTTTCAAGGAGAAAATAGCACTGATTATCTTTGTCATATCAAATGCAATCTCACTATTTGCATCCAATACAGCATTATTAGTATTCTTGTCTATCCTGACAACACATTTTGCCGAGAGAGACAAACTACAAAGTTTGCCAAGGAGATTGTTTATTGGAATTTTCTCCTTCTTCCTTTGTATTGCAGCTATGATGGTAGCACTCAGTGCAACCTTGTTCCGTGTCTTTTGTGATCCAAATCCATGGAAGCTTGTTATGATATCTGGATTACTTTTTATTGCGATTGCTTTTTTCGTTGCCGTACAATCCCCCCTCGTGGTGGATCTTTTCAAGGGGACATATTTAGGCATCTTTGGTAAACAACAGAAAAGACATGCAGTTAGAGATTCTAATTATTACAAGAATTTACGTGAAGTCACTATAAACGGGGACTGGTCAGAAGTAGAATCCATGCTGCAAAAACAAGAGCTAGTGACCGAGCAAATCAGCAGTGATGGCTGCACCACTTTACAATTGGCAGCAGAAACAGGGACAAAGGAAAATGACGTAGGATACAACAATGCCTTCAATGATGATTTTAATGGAGATCCTGTCGATGTTGATGAAGATGGTGAAGCTGCTCTTTCATTAGGTGAAAAAGCTGACCAAGAAGAAGCAATTTGTGAGTTGTTGGATATTGCGAAAG CAGGAAGCTCATTTCAACGAATGGTTTTTGGTTATCTTCCTTTAGCTGTACCTGCAAGACGGTTGGATATGGTCCGACCGACTGTTGAACAGCCTGTGCTAAACCTGCTTTCAAGGCATAAG GTTGAGTATGTATGTCTTCTAGTACACAACAActgtaaatcaagtacaacttattATACTGCTGCTTTGGATTTTAATCGGTCCACACACAATTCTCATGCAAAGACGTTACAAGTCTTGAATTTAGCCAACAAAGGAAGCAATCTGAGGGTTTTCACAGTTGCTGAGCTCAAGACAGCTTCTGAAAACTTTTGCACAGCTTCGAAGATCGGGGAGGGTGTGTTTGGGAGTGTATATAAGGGTGTGATCAAGAGTTTGGACCACCATCCTATGCAGGTGGTTGTGAAGCTCACCAATGAATTATTGCAG GGGCAGAAAGAGTGGGAAACAGAGATTAATGTTCTTGGGGTGATTGAGCATCCAAATCTTGCAAAACTAATCGGTTACTGTGCAGAAGATACTGAACCTG CTGTACCTGCAAGACGGTTGGATATGGTCCGACCGACTGTTGAACAGCCTGTGCTAAATCTGCTTTCAAGGCGTAAG GTTGAGTATATATGTCTTCTAGTACACAACAACTGTAAATTAACCTGGAGTCCACTTGTACCAGCAGAAGCAAACACAAGAGTGGTTAAGATCAGCTCCATGATGAATTCGGAGACGAAGGAGATGAATGCTATGAAGAAGATTATGAATACTTTTGATAATTACATGAATGCTCAGAGGACGCGTTACCAGACTTCTTACGTGTTT GTTGAAGAAGGCGCAAATTCAGTAGAAGCAAAAATGGGAATCGAGACAACAGAACCTGGAACGGAAGAAGATGACGTTAGTTATTATGATGCTTTCAGTGTTGACAAAGGTTATGATGTTTATCAAGATGATGACTATGAACTTTCATTTGGTGAAagagatgatcaagaacaaaCAATCTGTCGCTGTTGCCAACCAAAAGATGAAACAGAATGGAATGTTGATAAGGCTTTTGATGCCAAACTTAATGATGTTAAGAGGGAAGAAGTAGAGGAGGAAGTTAAACTATCATTCGGTGAAAAAGATGATCAAGAACAAACAATCTGTTGTCAGCTAGATGATGAAATGGAATCGAATGTTGATAGGGATCGTTATGATGTTGATGCTGATCCAGATGATAAAG GTTGCTTTAATCACAGGATTTTATTCTTGAGGGTGTCGCAGTCTCCGAATGTGGAACAGTTAAGGCAGAGGATTTTGGGGTTTCTTTCAGAAAGCAAGTTTAATGGCTGCTCTGATATAGTTCCACAATGGACACCTGGATATAATAGTTTGAATACAGTGACGCCTACCCTTGTTGTATTGGATGATGTTTGGTTGCTTCAAGTTCTGGAACAGCTTATATTTAAAGTTCCGGGTTGCAAAACTCTTGTGATTTCGCGTATTAAGTTTACGCCTTCGGTTATGAACGCAACTTATGAGTTGGAGTTGCTCACGACAGAAGATGCAGTCTCACTTTTCTGTCACATTGTTTTTGGGAGAACATCAATTCATCCTTGTGGAGATCTAATAAAACAG GGTTGGGAGAAATGTAAAGGGCTTCCTTTGGCTCTTAAAGTTATTGGAGCTTTACTTAGACACCGGCCTGAAAAGTACTGGTTCGGGGCCAAGAACCGGCTATCGCGAGCCCAACCGGTAGATGACTGCCATGAAAGTGAATTACTCAATCGAATGAGACTAAGATTTGGGTTTGGGTGTTCTCCAGAAGACAAAAAG GCGGAGGTGAATTTTATAGGAAGGCTTTCGCAACCTAACCTTGTTAAACTATTGGGTTATTGTGACAAGGGTAACGAGTTGCTACTGGTATATGAGTTTATGCAGAAAGGGAGCTTGGAAAACCATTTGTTTGGAA GAGGGTCCACAGTTCAGCCAATTCCGTGGGATATCCAGCTCAAAATTTCAATTGGAGCAGCTCGGGGCCTAGCATTCTTGCACACTTCAGAGAAACAAGTTATATATCGAGATTTTAAACCGTCCAACATTTCGTTAGATGGG TCTTATAATGCGAAGATATCCGACTTTGGGCTTGCTAAAGTTGGGCCGTCGGCTACTCAGTCACATGTAACGACACGGGTCATGGGAACTTATGGCTATGCTGCTCCAGAGTATGTTTCCACAG GAGAAGGTGGTTTTGGATGGGTTCATAAAGGATGGCTTGAAGACAAATCAAGTTCAAAAAGTTTTGTAATTGCTGTCAAGAAATTGAATTCTGAGAACATGCAAGGATTGGAAGAGTGGCAG ACAGAAGTGGATTTTATAGGAAGGCTTTCGCATCCGAACCTTGTGAAACTATTGGGATATTTATATAAGTTTATGCAGAAAGGGAGCTTGGAAAACCATCTGTTTGGAA GAGGGTCCACAGTTCAGCCAATTCCGCGGGATATGCAGCTCAAAATTTCAATTGGAGCAGCTAGGGGGCATGCGTTTTTTGACACTTCAGAAAAACAAGTTGTTTATCGAGATTTCAAAGCTTCCAACATTTTGTTAGACGGG TCTTATAATGCGAAGATATCCGACTTTGGGCTTGCTAAAGTTGGGCCGTCGGCTACTCAGTCACATGTAACGACACGGGTCATGGGAACTTATGGCTATGCTGCTCCAGAATATGTTTCCACAG GAGAAGGTGGTTTTGGATGGGTTCATAAAGGATGGCTTGAAGACAAATCAAGTTCAAAAAGTTTTGTAATTGCTGTCAAGAAATTGAATTCTGAGAACATGCAAGGATTGCAAGCATGGCAG ACAGAAGTGGATTTTATAGGAAGGCTTCAACATCCAAACCTTGTCAAACTATTGGGATATTGTTACCAGGCTAACGAGTTGCTACTGGTATATGAGTTTATGCAGAAAGGGAGCTTGGAAAACCACCTATTTGGAA GAGGGTCGACAGTTCAGCCAATTCCGCGGGATATGCAGCTCAAAATTTCAATTGGAGCAGCTCGGGGGCATGCGTTTTTTCACATTTCAGAAAAACAAGTTAGTTATCGAGATTTCAAAGCTTCCAACATTTTGTTAGACGGG TCTTATAATGCAAAGATATCCGACTTTGGGCTTGCTAAAGTTGGGCTGTCGGCTACTCAGTCACATGTAACGACACGGGTCGTGGGAACTTATGGCTATGCTGCTCCAGAGTATGTTTCCACAG GTAGTTGGGACACTTGGATACGCAGCTCCAGAGTACATCCAAACAGGAAGCCTGAATTGGTGCATGTGAAAATGGTTTTTATAGGAAGTCTTCAGATGATACTTTAA
- the LOC110877438 gene encoding uncharacterized protein LOC110877438 isoform X4 — MNAKKIKKSTGLMSQTKPPSLFLSSQMTTAGSSNVFLSASEARIQDYEYLCAINTNVSNFVSVKLSGSHNYLLWKAQMVCLLDSKNMCGIVDSTFATPRFSGTEIMRQYDSLVRGWIFGSVTDDVLVDVIHLDSAKAAWDKLKSIHDPTDVRNKKKMEWSILPVRFPDNVWDAIDNLEYSDATVMKTIKTNAESCSITAALITAITFAAGINMPDVSNKEMGISAFKEKIALIIFVISNAISLFASNTALLVFLSILTTHFAERDKLQSLPRRLFIGIFSFFLCIAAMMVALSATLFRVFCDPNPWKLVMISGLLFIAIAFFVAVQSPLVVDLFKGTYLGIFGKQQKRHAVRDSNYYKNLREVTINGDWSEVESMLQKQELVTEQISSDGCTTLQLAAETGTKENDVGYNNAFNDDFNGDPVDVDEDGEAALSLGEKADQEEAICELLDIAKAGSSFQRMVFGYLPLAVPARRLDMVRPTVEQPVLNLLSRHKVEYVCLLVHNNCKSSTTYYTAALDFNRSTHNSHAKTLQVLNLANKGSNLRVFTVAELKTASENFCTASKIGEGVFGSVYKGVIKSLDHHPMQVVVKLTNELLQGQKEWETEINVLGVIEHPNLAKLIGYCAEDTEPAVPARRLDMVRPTVEQPVLNLLSRRKVEYICLLVHNNCKLTWSPLVPAEANTRVVKISSMMNSETKEMNAMKKIMNTFDNYMNAQRTRYQTSYVFVEEGANSVEAKMGIETTEPGTEEDDVSYYDAFSVDKGYDVYQDDDYELSFGERDDQEQTICRCCQPKDETEWNVDKAFDAKLNDVKREEVEEEVKLSFGEKDDQEQTICCQLDDEMESNVDRDRYDVDADPDDKGCFNHRILFLRVSQSPNVEQLRQRILGFLSESKFNGCSDIVPQWTPGYNSLNTVTPTLVVLDDVWLLQVLEQLIFKVPGCKTLVISRIKFTPSVMNATYELELLTTEDAVSLFCHIVFGRTSIHPCGDLIKQGWEKCKGLPLALKVIGALLRHRPEKYWFGAKNRLSRAQPVDDCHESELLNRMRLRFGFGCSPEDKKAEVNFIGRLSQPNLVKLLGYCDKGNELLLVYEFMQKGSLENHLFGRGSTVQPIPWDIQLKISIGAARGLAFLHTSEKQVIYRDFKPSNISLDGSYNAKISDFGLAKVGPSATQSHVTTRVMGTYGYAAPEYVSTDRTTLVLGEGGFGWVHKGWLEDKSSSKSFVIAVKKLNSENMQGLEEWQTEVDFIGRLSHPNLVKLLGYLYKFMQKGSLENHLFGRGSTVQPIPRDMQLKISIGAARGHAFFDTSEKQVVYRDFKASNILLDGSYNAKISDFGLAKVGPSATQSHVTTRVMGTYGYAAPEYVSTGEGGFGWVHKGWLEDKSSSKSFVIAVKKLNSENMQGLQAWQTEVDFIGRLQHPNLVKLLGYCYQANELLLVYEFMQKGSLENHLFGRGSTVQPIPRDMQLKISIGAARGHAFFHISEKQVSYRDFKASNILLDGSYNAKISDFGLAKVGLSATQSHVTTRVVGTYGYAAPEYVSTGSWDTWIRSSRVHPNRKPELVHVKMVFIGSLQMIL, encoded by the exons ATGAACGCTAAAAAAATTAAGAAGAGCACTGGATTAATGTCTCAAACAAAACCtccctctctctttctctcttctcAAATGACTACTGCAGGCTCATCAAACGTTTTTCTGAGCGCTTCCGAGGCGAGGATACAAGATTATGAGTACTTGTGTGCAATAAATACTAATGTATCCAACTTTGTTTCGGTTAAACTTTCAGGCAGCCACAATTACCTTCTTTGGAAAGCACAAATGGTATGCCTGTTAGACAGTAAGAATATGTGTGGCATCGTAGATTCCACATTTGCGACACCAAGGTTTTCTGGGACAGAGATAATGAGACAATACGACAGTCTTGTGAGAGGCTGGATTTTCGGTTCTGTTACTGATGATGTTCTTGTAGATGTCATCCATCTCGATTCTGCCAAAGCTGCTTGGGATAAGCTGAAATCCATCCATGATCCAACTGACG TCCGAAACAAGAAGAAAATGGAGTGGTCTATTCTCCCTGTGAGGTTTCCTGATAATGTATGGGATGCGATCGACAATTTGGAGTACTCTGATGCTACTGTGATGAAAACGATCAAAACCAATGCAGAGTCATGTAGCATTACTGCTGCACTTATAACCGCAATTACATTTGCAGCTGGAATTAACATGCCAGATGTAAGCAATAAAGAAATGGGGATCTCAGCTTTCAAGGAGAAAATAGCACTGATTATCTTTGTCATATCAAATGCAATCTCACTATTTGCATCCAATACAGCATTATTAGTATTCTTGTCTATCCTGACAACACATTTTGCCGAGAGAGACAAACTACAAAGTTTGCCAAGGAGATTGTTTATTGGAATTTTCTCCTTCTTCCTTTGTATTGCAGCTATGATGGTAGCACTCAGTGCAACCTTGTTCCGTGTCTTTTGTGATCCAAATCCATGGAAGCTTGTTATGATATCTGGATTACTTTTTATTGCGATTGCTTTTTTCGTTGCCGTACAATCCCCCCTCGTGGTGGATCTTTTCAAGGGGACATATTTAGGCATCTTTGGTAAACAACAGAAAAGACATGCAGTTAGAGATTCTAATTATTACAAGAATTTACGTGAAGTCACTATAAACGGGGACTGGTCAGAAGTAGAATCCATGCTGCAAAAACAAGAGCTAGTGACCGAGCAAATCAGCAGTGATGGCTGCACCACTTTACAATTGGCAGCAGAAACAGGGACAAAGGAAAATGACGTAGGATACAACAATGCCTTCAATGATGATTTTAATGGAGATCCTGTCGATGTTGATGAAGATGGTGAAGCTGCTCTTTCATTAGGTGAAAAAGCTGACCAAGAAGAAGCAATTTGTGAGTTGTTGGATATTGCGAAAG CAGGAAGCTCATTTCAACGAATGGTTTTTGGTTATCTTCCTTTAGCTGTACCTGCAAGACGGTTGGATATGGTCCGACCGACTGTTGAACAGCCTGTGCTAAACCTGCTTTCAAGGCATAAG GTTGAGTATGTATGTCTTCTAGTACACAACAActgtaaatcaagtacaacttattATACTGCTGCTTTGGATTTTAATCGGTCCACACACAATTCTCATGCAAAGACGTTACAAGTCTTGAATTTAGCCAACAAAGGAAGCAATCTGAGGGTTTTCACAGTTGCTGAGCTCAAGACAGCTTCTGAAAACTTTTGCACAGCTTCGAAGATCGGGGAGGGTGTGTTTGGGAGTGTATATAAGGGTGTGATCAAGAGTTTGGACCACCATCCTATGCAGGTGGTTGTGAAGCTCACCAATGAATTATTGCAG GGGCAGAAAGAGTGGGAAACAGAGATTAATGTTCTTGGGGTGATTGAGCATCCAAATCTTGCAAAACTAATCGGTTACTGTGCAGAAGATACTGAACCTG CTGTACCTGCAAGACGGTTGGATATGGTCCGACCGACTGTTGAACAGCCTGTGCTAAATCTGCTTTCAAGGCGTAAG GTTGAGTATATATGTCTTCTAGTACACAACAACTGTAAATTAACCTGGAGTCCACTTGTACCAGCAGAAGCAAACACAAGAGTGGTTAAGATCAGCTCCATGATGAATTCGGAGACGAAGGAGATGAATGCTATGAAGAAGATTATGAATACTTTTGATAATTACATGAATGCTCAGAGGACGCGTTACCAGACTTCTTACGTGTTT GTTGAAGAAGGCGCAAATTCAGTAGAAGCAAAAATGGGAATCGAGACAACAGAACCTGGAACGGAAGAAGATGACGTTAGTTATTATGATGCTTTCAGTGTTGACAAAGGTTATGATGTTTATCAAGATGATGACTATGAACTTTCATTTGGTGAAagagatgatcaagaacaaaCAATCTGTCGCTGTTGCCAACCAAAAGATGAAACAGAATGGAATGTTGATAAGGCTTTTGATGCCAAACTTAATGATGTTAAGAGGGAAGAAGTAGAGGAGGAAGTTAAACTATCATTCGGTGAAAAAGATGATCAAGAACAAACAATCTGTTGTCAGCTAGATGATGAAATGGAATCGAATGTTGATAGGGATCGTTATGATGTTGATGCTGATCCAGATGATAAAG GTTGCTTTAATCACAGGATTTTATTCTTGAGGGTGTCGCAGTCTCCGAATGTGGAACAGTTAAGGCAGAGGATTTTGGGGTTTCTTTCAGAAAGCAAGTTTAATGGCTGCTCTGATATAGTTCCACAATGGACACCTGGATATAATAGTTTGAATACAGTGACGCCTACCCTTGTTGTATTGGATGATGTTTGGTTGCTTCAAGTTCTGGAACAGCTTATATTTAAAGTTCCGGGTTGCAAAACTCTTGTGATTTCGCGTATTAAGTTTACGCCTTCGGTTATGAACGCAACTTATGAGTTGGAGTTGCTCACGACAGAAGATGCAGTCTCACTTTTCTGTCACATTGTTTTTGGGAGAACATCAATTCATCCTTGTGGAGATCTAATAAAACAG GGTTGGGAGAAATGTAAAGGGCTTCCTTTGGCTCTTAAAGTTATTGGAGCTTTACTTAGACACCGGCCTGAAAAGTACTGGTTCGGGGCCAAGAACCGGCTATCGCGAGCCCAACCGGTAGATGACTGCCATGAAAGTGAATTACTCAATCGAATGAGACTAAGATTTGGGTTTGGGTGTTCTCCAGAAGACAAAAAG GCGGAGGTGAATTTTATAGGAAGGCTTTCGCAACCTAACCTTGTTAAACTATTGGGTTATTGTGACAAGGGTAACGAGTTGCTACTGGTATATGAGTTTATGCAGAAAGGGAGCTTGGAAAACCATTTGTTTGGAA GAGGGTCCACAGTTCAGCCAATTCCGTGGGATATCCAGCTCAAAATTTCAATTGGAGCAGCTCGGGGCCTAGCATTCTTGCACACTTCAGAGAAACAAGTTATATATCGAGATTTTAAACCGTCCAACATTTCGTTAGATGGG TCTTATAATGCGAAGATATCCGACTTTGGGCTTGCTAAAGTTGGGCCGTCGGCTACTCAGTCACATGTAACGACACGGGTCATGGGAACTTATGGCTATGCTGCTCCAGAGTATGTTTCCACAG accgTACCACATTGGTTTTAGGAGAAGGTGGTTTTGGATGGGTTCATAAAGGATGGCTTGAAGACAAATCAAGTTCAAAAAGTTTTGTAATTGCTGTCAAGAAATTGAATTCTGAGAACATGCAAGGATTGGAAGAGTGGCAG ACAGAAGTGGATTTTATAGGAAGGCTTTCGCATCCGAACCTTGTGAAACTATTGGGATATTTATATAAGTTTATGCAGAAAGGGAGCTTGGAAAACCATCTGTTTGGAA GAGGGTCCACAGTTCAGCCAATTCCGCGGGATATGCAGCTCAAAATTTCAATTGGAGCAGCTAGGGGGCATGCGTTTTTTGACACTTCAGAAAAACAAGTTGTTTATCGAGATTTCAAAGCTTCCAACATTTTGTTAGACGGG TCTTATAATGCGAAGATATCCGACTTTGGGCTTGCTAAAGTTGGGCCGTCGGCTACTCAGTCACATGTAACGACACGGGTCATGGGAACTTATGGCTATGCTGCTCCAGAATATGTTTCCACAG GAGAAGGTGGTTTTGGATGGGTTCATAAAGGATGGCTTGAAGACAAATCAAGTTCAAAAAGTTTTGTAATTGCTGTCAAGAAATTGAATTCTGAGAACATGCAAGGATTGCAAGCATGGCAG ACAGAAGTGGATTTTATAGGAAGGCTTCAACATCCAAACCTTGTCAAACTATTGGGATATTGTTACCAGGCTAACGAGTTGCTACTGGTATATGAGTTTATGCAGAAAGGGAGCTTGGAAAACCACCTATTTGGAA GAGGGTCGACAGTTCAGCCAATTCCGCGGGATATGCAGCTCAAAATTTCAATTGGAGCAGCTCGGGGGCATGCGTTTTTTCACATTTCAGAAAAACAAGTTAGTTATCGAGATTTCAAAGCTTCCAACATTTTGTTAGACGGG TCTTATAATGCAAAGATATCCGACTTTGGGCTTGCTAAAGTTGGGCTGTCGGCTACTCAGTCACATGTAACGACACGGGTCGTGGGAACTTATGGCTATGCTGCTCCAGAGTATGTTTCCACAG GTAGTTGGGACACTTGGATACGCAGCTCCAGAGTACATCCAAACAGGAAGCCTGAATTGGTGCATGTGAAAATGGTTTTTATAGGAAGTCTTCAGATGATACTTTAA